The genomic DNA TTGTTGAATTTTGAGAAAAGAGGAGCTGGTTTTTTTGTGTATAACGAACATCAGATGATAACGCCTTATTTTCGCCACTACTTTACAGCAAGTAAAAATTGGAATTATTTTGGAGAAGTGTTTTTAGGAATCAATACAGGAGAAAAAGAAATAAAAATAGATGGAAAAGTGATTGATTATAAGGATTATACTGACGGAGCGCTAGGCGTTGCTGGAGGAACTAAATATATTTCCAATGGAGGATTTGTAATAGATATTTATGCAGGTCTTGGTAGAAATATGTTTAGTTCAAGTTCCCCCTCAGTAGTACCTAGAGTTGGAGTAAATTTGGGTTATAGATTTTAAGGAGGTTTATCATATCCTATACAAAGGGATCAGAAAATACGTTAAAAGGTAGTGATTTTAAATTGCTACCTTTTTTATTGTTAGAAAATTACTTTTTGGAGAAGAATATTTATTTTCTGATAGAGGTCGTTATGTTAGCTTTTTAATTTTTTTACGACTAATACGAGAATATATTTAATACAATGATGAATAAAATCTTATTTTTTTTATTGTTAGCGGCGAGTAATATTTACGCTCAAACGTCTAACTTTTTTGTTCACGCTCATCAAGATGATGCTGTGTACTTTTCTGGAGTAAAAATGTTTAATACTTTAAGAAACCTAGAAAAAACAACCTTTATCGTTATTTCGGCGAGTGACCAAGGAGCTCATGATGGGCCTCTTTCAGGATGGTATGACACAAAAGAATATCCTAATCCTTTTCCGTTTTATGAAGCTAGGGATAATGGACTTAAAAAGGCAATACAATATTGTGTTACAGACAAGGCTTTGCCTAAAAAGTATTCGGCAGAAACCACAACAGTAACTATTAATGGGAAAAAGGTAAGAAAGTGGGAATATGGTACTACTGTAACCGCTTATTTTTTAGATTTACCTAATGGGCAATGTTGTAATTTTGGAATGGGAGGATACCTAGCAAATTCAAATGAAAACTTAGAACAGTTACTTAAAGGGCAAATACCGTCTATTACAAATGTAACAGGTACCACAACCTATAATGGATGGAACGAAGTAATAGCAACAATTAACGGAATATTTAGAACTGAAAGAGGTAGAGAGAATAAAGTATATACTACAGATGTTGATCTTAAGGTGAATCCTGATGATCATACAGACCATTATATGTCTGGAGTATTGGCATTAGAAGCAATGAAGGATATAGATGGTTTTTCTCCTTTTTTACATGTTGATTATAACTTAACAGCTTTAACGCCTAATCTTAGTCCTATAGATATTGTATATAAATCATCTACTTTTGGAGCAATGATTAATGGTATTGCTGATAGAGGATATAATTCTAACAGACACTTTAGTTTTCTTCATTGGTTTACAGCGGAGTATATTAGACAATCTTCAGCAACTAAAGAATTATCGAATCTTGACCCACTACTTAAAGGTCCTAATAGTCCAGATGGGAATATTGCTTTTAGGAAACCTTCAAGAGCTTCTCATATAGAAAATGGACGTGCTAGCTCTCAAGCAAATGACGGGAGAAAAGACTTAAATAACTATTGGGCAGCAAGTTCTTATCCACAATCATGGCAA from Tenacibaculum maritimum NCIMB 2154 includes the following:
- a CDS encoding galactose-binding domain-containing protein translates to MMNKILFFLLLAASNIYAQTSNFFVHAHQDDAVYFSGVKMFNTLRNLEKTTFIVISASDQGAHDGPLSGWYDTKEYPNPFPFYEARDNGLKKAIQYCVTDKALPKKYSAETTTVTINGKKVRKWEYGTTVTAYFLDLPNGQCCNFGMGGYLANSNENLEQLLKGQIPSITNVTGTTTYNGWNEVIATINGIFRTERGRENKVYTTDVDLKVNPDDHTDHYMSGVLALEAMKDIDGFSPFLHVDYNLTALTPNLSPIDIVYKSSTFGAMINGIADRGYNSNRHFSFLHWFTAEYIRQSSATKELSNLDPLLKGPNSPDGNIAFRKPSRASHIENGRASSQANDGRKDLNNYWAASSYPQSWQVDLGDLYEVNKIVLTTYYDGKRYYQYDIEGSIDGVNWKKIVDYSKNTRIATEAGDTFDISNEEARYLKVNMKHNTANTSVHIIEFEAYGDVVSEDYGDNIALNKPSRASDVENGRASSLANDGRKDLNNYWAAASYPEWWQVDLGGLYDVNRIIVTTYYDQNRYYQYDIESSLDGVNWKSIVDFSRNTNLATSAGNIFSIGNERARYLRVNMKHNTANTSVHIIEFEAYGTEVTVSKSLRSDRIFEENALKLYANPSENGFFDIDLSSAIGEAVNFVIADINGNQVTYGSFDVNHGNIERIDLSAYEDGMYILNIKIGAGRELKNEKLILKRK
- a CDS encoding DUF3575 domain-containing protein, encoding MKKIVILIAILGSSFAKAQQEVKADLFDALAYKTIEISYEYYIGDQSSVGASVLLNFEKRGAGFFVYNEHQMITPYFRHYFTASKNWNYFGEVFLGINTGEKEIKIDGKVIDYKDYTDGALGVAGGTKYISNGGFVIDIYAGLGRNMFSSSSPSVVPRVGVNLGYRF